GTTCTACTACTACAGATAGTACAGAAAATTAAAAAAGGCGACTCCATTGAGTCGCCCATTCACAATAGCCATAGCTAATGCTTCCTTAGTTTGTCATTTCCAGTAATTGACTAGGGTTCAGGTTTATTCTTTTTTGATGATTTTCATTCGCTTCACAGTTGATTCATCATCTTTAATCACAATCCAGAATATTCCAGGGGGAAGTTCCATTAATGAAACCCTTCCATCCTTTATTCTTAAATCAAAATTTCTACCAATCATATCGTGAAAGGTTATATTCAACTTACTTCTCAGACCTTTTATGAATAGTTCGTCTGATGCTGGATTGGGATACACCTCTATTTCATTTTGGTATGAAGAGCCTAGAGGTCTTTCCTGTATAGTTACTAACCAATCTTGAGTAGCTATGCCGTCTTCAGCCGTTACAGTGTAGATTACTGATGAAGCGAAATTTCGAGTCCCATTAGGCGAAATACTAGCCCCGTCAGAGATCGTAATTACAGGAGTCAAAGAAGTCACATCTGTTCCCAATTCAGCAAGTAAAAAGACTGTATGCTCTATGGCATCAATTTCTGTAGGACTAGACTGTTCTGGCAAAGTAAAACTCAGAATATCTGTCCCTACTGAAAGATTGCTATTTCTGATGATGGTAAGCTCATCAAACTCTGAACAAGAAGCTATATCATTCACTACAGTCCATCTCAAAATTGTCTCCCCTATTGAAAGATCCGATATAGTTGTAACAGGATTATTCGCGTCAGTTAATATACCCGTACCAGAAACAATAGACCAGGTTCCTGTCTCTCCCACCTGCACAGCAGAAGCAGCTAGAGTGGCATTATCCGAAGTGATGTTTTGATCACTACCTGCATTCACATCAGGAATACTTTCTACTTCAACTGTCAATTCTTTTGACACTTCACACCCACCACGATCTATACTCAGAGTGGCTGTGTATATCCCCGCTGAAGCATATGTAAATGAAGTATTACCTACTGTATTATCATCTTCATTCCCATCATTATCAAAATCCCAAGAATAGGTATCTCCCGTCATAGTATCGGTAGATAAATCCGTAAAATCAGTAGCAGTTCCTGCACATACTACTGAGGCAGAAAAATCAACGGTAGCTCCTGAACAAATGTCAAAATTAGCAGTCTCAGTCAAACTATAACTTCCATCAACATTAAATACTCTCATACCAACGGAATAACTTCCATTGGGAAGTGAACTTGTCGGTAGCATAACTTCTTGATCTATGCTAAACACAGCAGGATCGATTGCTATCTCAGACGCAGAACTTACGCCAGGATC
The sequence above is drawn from the Marinobacter alexandrii genome and encodes:
- a CDS encoding T9SS type A sorting domain-containing protein, encoding MTSRYMIKAIRLRIGFWLLLIAFSITAYSQASIFAMEYYIDSDPGVGNGVSIPITQGVNQDVDININTGSLSVGFHELMVRARYSDGTWGIQETRVFYVSATSIASSTNLTELEYFFDVDPGFGNGTSMTLSPSQNIDMEALITTSSLSSGFHVLHMRVKDSDGTWGIQESRVFYVSATSIASSTNLTELEYFFDMDPGFGNGTSIAISPSQSIDMEALITTSSLPSGFHVLHVRVKDSEGAWSMHNSQAFYVDALTARGVNANLAGIEYFIDTDPGVSSASEIAIDPAVFSIDQEVMLPTSSLPNGSYSVGMRVFNVDGSYSLTETANFDICSGATVDFSASVVCAGTATDFTDLSTDTMTGDTYSWDFDNDGNEDDNTVGNTSFTYASAGIYTATLSIDRGGCEVSKELTVEVESIPDVNAGSDQNITSDNATLAASAVQVGETGTWSIVSGTGILTDANNPVTTISDLSIGETILRWTVVNDIASCSEFDELTIIRNSNLSVGTDILSFTLPEQSSPTEIDAIEHTVFLLAELGTDVTSLTPVITISDGASISPNGTRNFASSVIYTVTAEDGIATQDWLVTIQERPLGSSYQNEIEVYPNPASDELFIKGLRSKLNITFHDMIGRNFDLRIKDGRVSLMELPPGIFWIVIKDDESTVKRMKIIKKE